One Silene latifolia isolate original U9 population chromosome 4, ASM4854445v1, whole genome shotgun sequence DNA segment encodes these proteins:
- the LOC141652131 gene encoding uncharacterized protein LOC141652131, whose product MRKKTTARSPIKPAPKKRVKFVLEKGESSKGPDENVEVTEITWGVRGKRSSSSAQVRGPVVDVVDEQPVQTTTRKWKDIDAYGSPSGLQRLIGQLNEKQKDDIKEINFGGLLTLKLTQFYQGMVPFLLGAYHPKSRRFHVDDNKECFLTVYDVYDVFMLPCDTGKKVIVATNKKSDKHHMEYVQLWRDKFGLAPNKELSGEIVASEILKLKDGRDDFKRYFVLFVMGTVLAPKAYKNVDLHLVPSVKDVGEIGTFDWCAYVLEELGDAVSKWRSKDLKNVGGCMLFLQIVYFHRLTWQSLKASSEIPLIQHWDTKHLRTRVEEERKAAEEMKGRYGLGEWDTTTYPIGRERILVAKKEKNPIIELSQSGHGRTVTYRVPDDLLTNEEIRQQAKNSVR is encoded by the exons AGAAGGGGGAAAGCTCTAAAGGGCCGGACGAAAATGTTGAAGTGACCGAAATAACATGGGGTGTTAGGGGCAAGCGGAGCTCTAGTAGTGCTCAGGTTCGTGGTCCGGTTGTCGATGTGGTAGATGAGCAGCCGGTTCAAACTACGACGAG GAAATGGAAGGATATTGACGCATATGGCTCCCCATCTGGCCTTCAACGATTAATTGGTCAGCTGAATGAGAAACAAAAGGATGATATTAAAGAGATCAACTTTGGGGGATTGTTAACTTTAAAGTTGACACAGTTTTACCAAGGGATGGTACCATTCCTTTTAGGTGCTTACCACCCCAAAAGTAGGCGATTTCATGTGGATGATAATAAGGAATGTTTTCTTACCGTGTATGATGTGTACGATGTGTTTATGTTGCCATGTGATACGGGCAAGAAAGTTATCGTAGCGACAAATAAGAAATCAGACAAACATCATATGGAATATGTGCAATTGTGGAGGGACAAGTTTGGTTTAGCACCCAACAAAGAACTTAGTGGTGAGATCGTTGCTTCTGAAATCCTTAAGTTGAAGGATGGGAGGGACGACTTCAAAAGgtatttcgttttgtttgttaTGGGAACGGTTTTAGCACCCAAAGCATATAAGAATGTTGATCTTCACCTAGTACCTTCGGTGAAGGATGTTGGCGAGATAGGTACTTTTGATTGGTGTGCATATGTGCTAGAGGAACTTGGTGACGCTGTTTCGAAGTGGAGGTCGAAAGATCTAAAGAATGTTGGAGGTTGTATGTTGTTCCTTCAAATTGTGTACTTTCACCGCTTGACTTGGCAGTCCCTCAAGGCATCATCAGAAATTCCTTTGATACAACATTGGGATACGAAGCATTTGAGAACTCGGGTAGAGGAGGAGCGGAAAGCAGCTGAGGAAATGAAAGGAAGGTACGGACTTGGTGAGTGGGATACTACTACATACCCTATCGGAAGGGAACGTATACTGGTGGctaagaaagaaaaaaatcctATAATAGAATTATCTCAAAGTGGCCATGGTAGAACAGTAACGTATAGAGTTCCAGATGACCTCCTAACAAATGAGGAAATTCGTCAACAAGCTAAAAAT AGTGTGAGGTAG
- the LOC141651189 gene encoding protein FAR1-RELATED SEQUENCE 5-like, translating to MTEARLPPTAQYRYLAAVCGGEEYVGHTKKDHLNFVHRLKMKVIARGDAQNVVDMLKKRATEDPSFFYKIKYDSENRVQNLFWRDAMMKEDYMIYYDVVIFDTTYRTNRYNLICGAFVGVNNHWSNVMFGCAFLSDEKEESFQWLFNTFNESMGGDVFPTSIFTDQDQAMSNAIKEVLPMSRHRLCQWHIQQNAMSHFGCLKHDTSFQTIFNKCLRGCYNVAEFESTWANMIYDYGLENDEWFQRLYEIREKWSTAYSKDFFSAGILSSQRSESTNHAIGFHANKTTSLTDFFGIYNDTIRRWRSEEEKNEFQCGRSTPSSNMSMVGLVKSASSLYTINLFKRFEEEFVYSLGTNVVLLDNEDTTKVWERLREQSSSIVPSDDRLSWRREILCNLHTLILQSQGSSEARAFMDQVYTSACAGIRKILEQSRTNQNTNNDSHNSPRKVLDPLRSKTKGRSARLKRPSKSKKTKGRGVTSTTTTSVVPYTPPERLI from the exons ATGACTGAAGCTAGACTTCCTCCTACCGCTCAATATCGATATCTAGCTGCAGTTTGTGGTGGTGAAGAATATGTTGGCCATACTAAAAAAGACCATCTTAACTTTGTTCACAGGCTTAAGATGAAAGTAATAGCCCGTGGAGATGCCCAAAATGTTGTTGACATGCTAAAAAAAAGAGCAACTGAGGACCCTTCATTCTTTTATAAGATTAAGTATGATTCCGAAAATAGGGTGCAAAATTTATTTTGGAGAGATGCGATGATGAAGGAAGACTATATGATATATTATGATGTGGTAATCTTCGATACAACATATCGCACAAATAGGTACAATCTTATATGTGGTGCCTTTGTCGGTGTCAACAACCATTGGTCAAATGTGATGTTTGGTTGTGCGTTCCTCTCCGACGAGAAGGAGGAGTCATTTCAATGGTTATTCAACACCTTCAATGAATCAATGGGTGGAGATGTTTTTCCTACGTCTATTTTTACCGATCAAGACCAAGCTATGTCAAATGCCATAAAAGAG GTGTTACCTATGTCAAGGCATCGTCTTTGTCAGTGGCATATACAACAGAACGCAATGTCTCATTTTGGATGCCTTAAGCATGACACATCCTTCCAAACTATTTTCAACAAATGTCTAAGAGGCTGTTATAACGTGGCCGAGTTTGAATCGACGTGGGCTAACATGATATATGACTATGGCCTAGAGAATGATGAATGGTTCCAACGTTTATATGAAATTCGTGAAAAGTGGTCTACTGCATATAGCAAGGATTTTTTCTCTGCGGGTATCCTCTCATCACAGAGAAGTGAAAGTACAAATCATGCTATTGGCTTTCATGCCAATAAGACAACTTCTCTCACCGATTTCTTCGGAATATATAATGACACTATAAGGAGGTGGAGGAGCGAGGAAGAGAAAAATGAATTTCAATGCGGTAGATCAACGCCGTCTTCAAATATGTCCATGGTGGGACTTGTTAAAAGTGCTTCAAGCCTTTATACTATCAACTTGTTTAAACGCTTTGAAGAGGAATTTGTATACTCTTTAGGTACGAATGTTGTCTTGCTAGACAACGAAGACACAACAAAG GTGTGGGAGCGGTTAAGAGAGCAATCGTCTAGCATTGTACCATCAGATGACCGTTTATCGTGGCGTCGAGAGATTCTTTGCAATCTACACACTCTCATACTTCAAAGCCAAGGGTCAAGCGAGGCAAGGGCTTTCATGGACCAAGTTTACACAAGTGCTTGTGCTGGCATACGTAAAATTCTTGAACAGTCACGTACTAACCAAAACACCAACAATGATAGCCACAACTCCCCTCGCAAAGTACTAGATCCATTACGTTCAAAGACCAAGGGCCGAAGTGCTAGGTTGAAGCGTCCTTCTAAAAGCAAGAAAACTAAGGGAAGAGGCGTCACTTCAACTACAACTACTAGCGTTGTACCATATACTCCACCTGAGCGCTTAATTTAG
- the LOC141651190 gene encoding F-box/LRR-repeat protein 13-like has translation MHKLASPFIHDFTLEFPCVYNLSNDRHILVDSWFRLIRKRNVRHLNLAFPNSCNPNVYKSFACIFETTSLVSIKLRPGFAFNNGDPINLPHLKKLDIYLRCSQCKWLNKLILACPLLEELSLIGSFITGNETFVVNCSSPNLRRLLIELASDKLSQVFIDAPKLEYLSARAPKSSSIFFGDKPVSLQQADIQLWNERNNETGLSSTLYQGISDVRILTDHSRHFNVVNTLTAFPNLTRLKLIMKWYDNCKSLSKFLSLCPQLDVLILNFGGFKNMVTNYERWINPTETPLGRVKRIEIVTRNVRDYEHYKYFSELVRYVLRSTASLEQLHISINSGRKQGKGIANNDGKSREYMLCNLIYKCRMASKKCEVVFTGKYLVMSRKAGARHATICDDSHRL, from the coding sequence ATGCACAAACTTGCCTCACCCTTCATTCATGATTTCACTCTCGAATTTCCGTGTGTTTATAATTTGTCAAATGATCGCCATATTTTAGTCGATTCATGGTTTCGACTAATTCGTAAACGAAACGTTCGTCACCTTAATTTAGCATTTCCTAATAGTTGCAATCCCAATGTATACAAGTCGTTCGCTTGTATTTTTGAAACGACTTCGTTGGTGTCAATCAAATTGAGGCCCGGGTTTGCCTTCAATAACGGCGATCCCATTAACCTTCCTCATTTAAAGAAGCTGGACATATATCTCCGTTGTTCGCAATGCAAATGGTTGAATAAATTGATATTGGCTTGTCCGTTGCTAGAGGAATTGTCCTTAATTGGGTCTTTTATTACTGGGAATGAAACCTTTGTTGTTAATTGTTCGTCTCCTAATTTGAGACGATTGTTAATCGAGTTAGCTTCAGATAAACTTAGTCAAGTATTTATTGATGCCCCGAAATTAGAGTACTTATCTGCTCGTGCTCCTAAATCATCGTCAATTTTCTTTGGTGACAAACCGGTTAGTTTACAACAAGCGGATATTCAATTGTGGAATGAACGGAACAATGAAACCGGGTTAAGCTCAACATTGTACCAAGGGATATCCGATGTTCGGATCCTCACGGACCACAGCCGGCATTTTAATGTGGTCAACACATTGACCGCCTTTCCGAATTTGACTCGTCTTAAATTGATTATGAAATGGTATGACAATTGTAAGTCTCTTTCGAAATTCTTGTCTCTTTGTCCACAATTAGATGTTCTGATCTTAAACTTTGGTGGGTTCAAGAACATGGTTACAAATTATGAGAGGTGGATCAATCCAACCGAAACCCCACTCGGACGAGTCAAGAGGATCGAGATAGTTACGAGAAATGTCCGTGATTATGAACATTACAAGTATTTTTCGGAACTTGTAAGGTACGTGTTAAGGAGCACGGCGAGTTTGGAGCAATTACATATTAGTATCAACAGTGGAAGGAAGCAGGGAAAGGGAATTGCTAATAATGACGGAAAATCTCGCGAATATATGTTATGTAATTTGATCTATAAATGTCGGATGGCTTCAAAAAAGTGTGAAGTTGTATTTACAGGAAAATATCTCGTAATGTCTCGGAAGGCCGGTGCTAGGCATGCGACTATATGTGATGATAGTCATCGTCTTTGA